The region CGAGATAGATCACCGTATGAATGACAAGCCCGAAGAGAGTCAACTTGGAAAGCAACAACAAACATATAATCCCAATGGCCACCCTGCTGACCATGCCCGATGACTCACCACGAACAACCAGTTTCTCAAATGCTACTTGTACGAGCCAGACAGAGATATTGAACATCAAAGATATAATCGTGGCCACCCCCGTCTTTCCCTTTATCAGTGCCTTGCTCTTCATCATGGCACGAAATCCACACGTGTCTTCCAACACAGTCACAACGCTCGCCAATTGCCAAACAATGGCCATGTAAACAAGCCCCGCCACGTACACGATCCCCAGAACAATAACTATGGGAACAAGAAATTTGACTGACGCAAGGAAAATTACCAGTGTAATGAAGATCAACATCAAAAGTGATGCCACTATGCTGTAAGCGAAGACGGCGACGAAAGTGGAGACGAAGGTGAGCATAAGCCGCTTCAAGACCTTGGGGACGACGCTCATAACCTTCTCGAAAGTTACTTCACGGCCGGTGTAAATACATGCAATAGTGTAAACCACAGCGGATGTGGAGACGAGGGAGAAGATGAGGACGAAGGTGAAGTATGCAGCCACGAAGAGCCAAAAAGTGATCCGTTCGGATGTGAGGTCTGAGAGCTTGTGGTATTTAGGAGCACCTGCCTGGGTTTGATTAAAGACTATTTCGTTGTGAATGGTGTTTGGGAAGAGGAGCTTGGATGCTTCCATATGAGCCAAGGCGATGAAAGATAGAGGGAGGATTAAGGTCAGGGTGATCTGGGTGAAGACGTTCCTAGGCCTCCATGAGAAAATGATCTTCCAGGCCTCCATGAGAAAATGATCTTCCAGGCCTCTTGGTAGATAGCAAAGAGGCCAAGAAATTGCATATCTTCTTGTTTTCTATCCATGATCCTAATTTCTTGAATGGATTTCCTGTTTTGGGAGAGGGGGAGAATATGGAATGGATCGGAGGAGGATGAGAATGGATCGGAGGAGGAGAATGGATCTATATCTATATATGGACTTTTCTTATAGCAAGCTAATCCTACTTTTCAAATAAGGTCAAGTCAACTTTCGTGTTAATTTTGTACATGGACTTTTCTTATATCAAGCTGCCAAGCCTCCAGGGCTCCAAGCCTCcaacttttcaaataaaataccTATTTATCACACAGATTAAGGTGACATATTTGAAAGttacaaataaagaaaaaaaaaaagtctatgtAGTGTCTTCAacctataaaaaagaaaaaaaaaaattggcctctgaataaattattttaaatttatgacATGAGTTACAGCCGTTTTGACCAAATTTTATACAGTTAAATTTGCCTCATTTCTCACATGACCTACACTAGAGGACCGCAAGGAGTTCAGATCAATTTTGAAATCCTTCAAGGAGCAGTATTGGATGCACATTTAAATTGGACATTATgtaaatcttttttaaaaaaaaatggagattATGTTATATGCGATGAAGTTGTACACGAAGTCCTTTTCACAACAAATCATAGTGAAGGGATTTTGAGcacaaattttgcaaaaaaaaaaaaaaaaaaactgtgtaAATAGCACAAATGGCCTTGATTTGGTTATTGATTTAACTGAAGAAAGTTGTGGGCTTTGACTCTCTGTAGTTAAAGTTTATCTTGCAAAGTATTCGATCTtctatatttatgttatttctaattaattaaaacatcTAGAAAGGAAtcatgaaaagagaaaaatgtgaaACTTAAGCTTTAATGATTTTGTAAGGAGAAAGAGACTGCGCTGCGCACGTCTCTAAAAGAAAACAACGTACGGAATTTTCAgactaaatactaaaaaaacaaattaaatataaaaaattttatcaaCCAAAGACAAATAGCGACAaagcatatttaattaatttgttgttttCGGGGGCGGAGGCACGTTGGTAGGCATGGCccctccaatttttttattttttttttaagggttaacGTACCGATGACCCCTGCAAAAAATAATTCAACCCcacctccaaaaaaaaaaaaaattattctactAACTACAACACGCACCtgaatcttaaaaaaaaaaaaaaaaacagttgcaCGCagctaggggtgaaaataaccgtccgctaaccgctaaccgtccataaccgctaaccgtaaaACCGTTAAAACCGCCTAAAAACCGGTAACCGGTAACCGCTAACCGCCCTataaaggcggttagcggtttttagaaatgcggttagcggttataatcgctaaccgcctttataatattattattttatatatatatttattattattttttagatataaaaacaccaaaatcaaaaacacatcattttgaaattttaacctagtatatatatatatatatatatatatatatatatatatatatatatatatatatatatatatatatatatatatatatatatatatatatatatatatatatatatatatacatacatacatatattattttttggatataaaaacaccaaaaccaa is a window of Alnus glutinosa chromosome 4, dhAlnGlut1.1, whole genome shotgun sequence DNA encoding:
- the LOC133866051 gene encoding uncharacterized protein LOC133866051 yields the protein MEAWKIIFSWRPRNVFTQITLTLILPLSFIALAHMEASKLLFPNTIHNEIVFNQTQAGAPKYHKLSDLTSERITFWLFVAAYFTFVLIFSLVSTSAVVYTIACIYTGREVTFEKVMSVVPKVLKRLMLTFVSTFVAVFAYSIVASLLMLIFITLVIFLASVKFLVPIVIVLGIVYVAGLVYMAIVWQLASVVTVLEDTCGFRAMMKSKALIKGKTGVATIISLMFNISVWLVQVAFEKLVVRGESSGMVSRVAIGIICLLLLSKLTLFGLVIHTVIYLVCKSYHHENIDKPALSDHLEVNLGEYVPLKPRDVQLV